The genomic window CCAGTCGGGGTTCGAGCCGACGCCGACGGCGAAGAGCGCCTCGTCGAACGCGAGCTCGTGCAGGGTGTCGTCGGGAGTGGCATCCGCCGGCAGACCCTGGGGAGGCACCTTCGCGACGGCCACGCGGGGAAGGCCGTCGCGCCGGTACTCGAGCGCGACGAAGTCGCGGAAGGCGTCGACGCCCTCGATGCGCATGTGCTCGCTGTGCGGCAGCAGCATCCGCCGCGGACCCTGCGGGTCGGATGCCGCGACCGAGACGAGCTCGAAGTTCACGGCCCCGTCGTTGTGCACGATGAGGAGCCGGTCCTTGCCCCCGGCGACGACGTGCTCGACGTCGTACTCGACGCCGTCCTTGCGCGGCCAGACGACGGCGAACTCGCCGGTCGGGTCGTCGGCGTCGAGCAGCCGGGTCTCGCTCGTGATGTTCGAACCGGCCTCGAGCAGCAGGAACCGGCGGCTGCGCGTCAGCCCGACACCCAGCCAGAACCGCTCGTCGGGCTCGGTGAAGACCTGCACGTCACCGGATGCCTCGGTGCCGACCTCGTGGCGCCACACGGTGTCGGGCCGCCAGGAATCATCGACCGTCGTGTAGAACACGTACCGGCCGCTCGGGTCGAAGATCGCGCCGGACGACGTGTCATCGATCTCGTCGGCGAACTCGCGCCCGCTGCCGTCGATCGCCCGGATGCGCAGGGTGTACCGCTCGTCGCCCTCCACGTCGACGCCGACGAGCAGCAGCGAGCCGTCGCCCGACACGTCGAAGCTGCCGAGCGAGAAGAACTCGTGGCCCTCGGCCTCGACGTTCTCGTCGAGCAGCACCTGCTCGCCGGGCAGCGGTTCGGCCGAGGCATCCGGAGCCGGCGGTTCCCAGTCGTCCGGGCCCGCGACCGGCACCCGGCAGTGGATGCCGTACTGCTGGCCCTCCTGCGTGCGCGTGAAGTACCACCAATCGCCCTCGCGGGTCGGAACCGAGAGGTCGGTCTCCTTCGTGCGGGCCTTGATCTCCTCGAAGACCTGCTCGGTGAGCAGCGACAGGTGCTCGGTTCGCGCGTTCGTGTACGCGTTCTCGGCGTGCAGGTGCGCGAGCACCTCGGGATCGTCCTTGTCGCGCAGCCACTCGTACTCGTCGGTCACCACGTCGCCGTGGTGCTCCCTCGTCGTCGGAACCTGCTTCGGCGTAGGCGGAGTCAGCACCCCTCCACGCTACGCCCCCGGCGCCCGCCTCACTCGATCGCGTCGTCGGTGCGGGGACGGGCCGTGGTTCCGCCGTGCTCGGGAATCAGCTTGAAGTCCGTGAGCAGTTCGCCGACCTCGGTCCCGTCGAGCCGCCGGTACAGCCGCTCGCGCAGGAACTTCGGACCGGGGAGGTCGACCGCGGCTCCGTCGCGGAGGCGGCTCGTCGCCTTCAGCAGCGCGCGCACGTCGTACGTCGACCCGAACACCTCGGGCACGCCGCGGTCGATGCCGAGGAGTCGATAGGCGGCCTCCATGCCCGTGCGCACCGAGTACTCGGTCGTGAAGATGCAGTCGCGCGTGGTCTCGGCGAACTGGCCGATGAACGCGAAGTTGACCGCGCCCTCGGGCACGACGTCGGGTCGGTCGCCGGCCTTGCGGGGCATGAAGAACGACGTGACGTACGGCATCATCACGGGCACGCACGTCGCGGCGTTCGCCGCGAGGTCGTCGATCTGGTCGGCCGGCACGCCCAGGTGGTAGAGCCACTCGCGGGTGATCTCCTCGCCCGTCGACTCCTGCAGCGTCTTGCCGGTGTAGTCGCCGGGCACGTCGACGAACAGGCCGTACACCCACACCACGATCTGGTCCTTCGGCTGCTGCTTGAAGTGCGGCTGCCGGTTGACGGTCCAGCTCATGAGCCAGGCCGAGTCCCTCGCGGTGACGATGCCGCCCGTCACGACGCGACCGCTGAACGGGTCGCGCTTCGCGATGCGCTCGATGTACTCGGGGATCCTGGCGTCGAGCGTCGTGACCGTCGCCGACTCCCACTTGGACTTCTCGATGTCGCCGCAGAACACGTCGGGCCGGCCGAACGTCGGATGCTTCGCCGCGAGGTTCTGCCAGAGCGCCCAACCGGCGGCGGGCGACGTGTCGAGCTTCGCCGGCGTGTGCTGGTCGCCCTCGTCGGAGTTCTCGGTGAGCCCGCCGATGGTCGCGAGCACGAGGTCGTCGACGCCGAGGTCGACGCCGTCCGGCCGGCCGCCCTCCGTCCACGAGATGCGGGTCGCGCGCGCCTCGTCGCCGTCGAACGCGAAGTCGATGTCGGTCACCTGGGTGTCGAACCGGAACTCGACGCCCTGGTCGAGCAGCCAACGGTACAGCGGCAGCACGAGCGACTCGTACTGGTTGTACTTCGTGAACTTCAGCGCCGACAGGTCGGGCAGGCCGCCGATGTGGTGGATGAACCGGTGCAGGTACAGCTTCATCTCGAGGGCCGAGTGCCATTCCTCGAACGCGAACATGGTGCGCCAGTACAGCCAGAAGTTGCTGTCGAGGAAGTCGGTCGAGAAGACCTCGTCGATCCGCTTGTCCTCCATCTCCTCGCGGGTGGCGAGGAAGACCTTGACGATGTCCTTCTGGGCGGCGTCGTTCAGGCCGAACAGGTTGTCAGTGCGAGCATCCTGCCCCTGGTGCTCGGTGACCCGGCAGAGCGAGAAGTTCGGGTCGTCCTTGTTGAGCCAGTAGAACTCGTCGAGCACGCTCGCGTCCTCGACCTCGAGGGAGGGGATCGAGCGGAACAGGTCCCACAGGCACTCCATGTGGTCCTCCATCTCGCGGCCGCCGCGGATGACGAACCCCTTCGCGGGGCGCTTGATGCCATCGAGCGCGCCACCGGGCAGCGGCAGCCGTTCGAGGATCGTGATGCGGTCGCCCGACATCCGCCCGTCGCGGATCATGAACGCCGCCGACGACATCGAGGCGAGCCCCGCCCCGACGAACCACGCCGACTTCGCGTCGACCCCCTCGGGCTTGCGCGGTCGGGCGAACGCCTCGTAGTTGCCGGTGCTGTAGTACATCGAACCCCCCGTTCGTGCGGTGGCGCCCCCCCGGCACCGCCCGCAGGACGAGACTATGCGGCGCACCCCGCCGCAACGCACGGTCTGGAGGGGATGCTCAGCTTCCGGCGCTCAGTCACCGCTCAATCGTCGTCGGGGCCGCTCTGCTCGACCTCCTCGACGAGCCACCGGTCGCCGCCCTGGTGCAGCATCACGCCGCGCACGCGCTCGCCGTCGCGCACGGCCTGGAATCCGATCGGCGGCAGGTCTCCGCCCGCCCCAGAGCCGTCGATGCCGACCGGCGAGGTGCCCGCCCCGAACATCGGCGACTCGTAGCCGAGCGACTCGAGTGCACGCGTGCGCTGCTCGGCGTCCCAGATGCCCGAGAGCGACCATGCCATCGCGCCGCACGCGAGCGCCCCGATGATGAAGACGACGTAGCCGCCCTCGCGCATGGGCTTCCACTTCTTGCGGGTGCCCACGATCGACATCGCGATGCCGGCGACCAGCAGCAGCGCCGGGATCACGAGCGGCCACGGCTCCCACGGTTCGAGGGTGACGGTCGCGTCCACGTCAGCCGCCGTCCTCCACGACCTGCCACTGCCCGTCGCCGAGCGGCACGATCTGCCCGGTGACCTCCTCGCCGTCGAGGGTCGCGCGGAAGTCGATCGCGCCGGGCGTGCCGCCGACGATGCCCTCGCCCCCCGAGAACGTCGGATCCTCGTACCCCAGCCCGACGAGCGCGTCGCGCCGCTGCCCCTGGTCCCACGTGCCCGACAGGAACCCGAGCAGCGCGACGGCCGACAGCCCGCCGCCGACCACGAGCACGTACCCGATCTCCCGCAGCCACCGGATGCCCCGCCCCGCGATCGCGAACACCGCCCCGAGCACGACGGCTGCGGCCGAGAAGAGCAACGGCCACGGATGCCACGGTTCGAGGTACACGGTCTCCATCAGCCGAATGGTCTCAGCCGACGCCGACCCTCGTCCAGTCGAGGTTGATCGGATCGCCGATGTAGACCGCCTCGCCGAAGTCGTGGATCTGCGGGTTCATGCGCAGCAGTTGCTGCTGCGGCAGGTCGAATCGCTGGGCGATGTCGAAGAAGCTGTCGCCCTGCACCACGATGTACAGCGCGGGGGTGCCACTGCCGTCGACTTGGACGGTTCCCATGGCGCCCGGGATCGGGCCGTTGTCGTACGCGGGCCCGGGCTCGTAGACCGGCGCCGGGTCGTTGGGCACGGGGTCCGGGGCGGGTGCCAGCTCGGGCGCGGGCGCCGGTTCGGCGACCGGCGTCGGCGTCGGAGTGGGCGTCGGCGTCGGAGTCGCCGTCACGGTGACCATCACGGTCTCGGCCGGTGGGGCCTCGGCGGGGAAGCATCCGGTGAGCGCGAACGCGAGCACGACGGTGATGCCGGCCGCCGCCGCGCCTCGTCTCCCCAGCTCCATCGCTTCCTCCGTCCGCAGGGCGTCGATCGCCAGCCTAGGCCGCTGCCCGGGCGCGTGGGTCAGTGCAGACCATGATGTGGAAATCGGATTCCCGACAGCTCGCTGCGCAGTGCCGGTTTCAGGAGATCGGAGGCTGCTCAGGACCGGATCCGCGATTTCGTCCTGACCTGCCTCCGATCTCCTGAAGCGGGACTCTCCTGAAGGGGGCGGCCGCAGCGTCAGCCGTCGAGCACGGCCGCACGGATCCGGCGCAGCGCCCCGTCGAGCGCCGTGTCGGAGACGCCCGCGTACCCGATCACGAACCCCGCCGGTCCGGCGAGGGCGCCCTCGACCGCGTACATCGAGAGCGGCGCGACCACCACGCCCTCGGCGCGCAGGCGGTCGACGACCCGGGCGGATGCCTCGGCGCTCGGCAGCGTCACCACGGCGTGCAGACCGCCCTCGAGGGCCGTGAGCTCGGCGCCGGGGCATCCGTCGAGCCGTTGGATCACGAGCCGTCGACGGTGCGCGTACTCGCGTCGGGTCGCGGCGATGTGCCGTCGGAGCGCGCCCGTCTCGAGCAGGTGGGCCATGGCGTGCTGCACGGGGCCGGGGACGGGCGGCAGTTCGTCGCGACGGATCGCCGCGACGGCATCGCGGAACCGGCGACCGGATGCCCCGGTCGCATGCTCGTTCGGCAGCACCAGGTAGCCGAGCCGGAGCGACGGCGTGAGCACCTTCGAGAAGCTGCCGATGAGCGCCACCCGACCGCCGCGGTCGAGCGACGCGAGGGCCGGCAGCGGTGCGCCGGTGTGCCGGAACTCGCTGTCGTAGTCGTCCTCGATCACGAGCCAGCCGTTCCGGTCGGCGAGGTCGAGCAGTGCGAGTCGGTCGGCGACGGGCAGGCGCCCGCCGAGCGGGTACTGGTGGCTCGGGGTGACGACCACGGCGTCGAGGCCACCGGCGGTGTCACTCCCGCCGCCGGTGTCGGCGGCGGCCGGGTCATCGTCGGCGAGGTCGGCGAGTGCGTCCACGTCGATGCCGTCGCGTAGCACCGGGATCGCGCGGAGCACCGCTCCTCGCCGGGCGAGCGTGCGCCGAGCGGTCGGGTACCCGGGGTGCTCGACGGCGACGTGCGGCGGGCGGCCGAGCGATTCGGTGAGTGCCATCGCGACGAGCGCGGTCGCCTCGCCGGTGCCTGCGGTGACGACGATGTCGTCGGGCGAACAGGCGACGCCGCGGGCGTACCGCAGGTGGTCGGCGATCGCGCGCTGCAGCTCGGGGAGGCCGAACCGGGGCGGGGAATCGGCCGAGACCGGGGCCGATCCGGCCGCTCGCCAGGCTGCGCGCCAGACGCGCTCGTCGAGCCGGGCCAGCGACGGGACGCCGGGGGAGAGGTCGATCACGACCGGGTCGACGGAATACGGCCGCTCGTCGGCGTCCAGCGGTTCGGTGTCGAGTGGCCCGGTGTTCCGCGACCTCGGGTCGGACGGCGCCGAGCCCGGCGCGTGCGCGTCGGCCGGGTGGCGTTCGAGTTCGGCCACCCGGGTCGGCGCGCCCTGGCGGGTCGACAGGTACCCCTCTCCGGCGAGCTGGTCGTACGCCTGCACGACCGAGCTGCGGGCGACGCCCAGCTCGGTCGCGAGCACGCGGGTGGACGGCATCACGTCGCCGGCGCGCAGTGCGCCCGACAGGATGCCCCGGCGGAGCCCGTCGACGAGCTGGACGCCGATGGGCGTGGAGTCGTCGCGGTCCACGACGAGCAGGGGTCCGTCCATGTGCAGGCTCCAACTGGTCTGGCTGATCTTGGAATGACTGGACTGTATCGCATACCAGTTGCGTCCGAAACTGGACCCATGACCCACGCCGTACCCGTTGCGCCATCCGTCGCTCCGCCCGCCCGCCGCATTCGCCGCCTCGCCGACCGGCAGGTCGTCGACCGCACCGAACTCGACCGCCTTCTCGACGGGCAGCTCATCGGTCACCTCGCCGCGGTGCACCACGGCGAGCCGGTCGTCGTGCCCATGGCGTACGCGCGCGTCGGCGACGACCTGCTGCTCCACGGTTCGACCGGAGGCGGATTCGCCCTACGCGCAGCCGACGAACGGCAGACCGTCGCGTTCGCCGTGACCGCGCTCGACGGCGTCGTGGTGGCCCGCTCGCTCTTCGACCACTCGATGAACTACCGCAGCGCGATCGTGTACGGCGTGCTCGAACCGGTCGCCGACGAGCCGGCCGCCCTCGACGCCCTGTCGGATCGGCTGCTCCCGGGCCGCGTCGCCGAGCTGCGCGCCAGCACACGCAAGGAGGTCGCCGCCACCCGGGTGCTCCGCCTGCCGATCGTCGACGTCGTGATGAAGGCACGGGCCGGCGGGCCGTCCGAGGCGGCCGATGACGGTGAGGACCACGCGCAGTGGGCCGGAGTCGTGCCGCACGCTCCCAGTTGGGGGGAACCGATCGCCTCAGGGCTCACGCCTCCGGGCACGCCCCTACCGGATTCGGTGGCAGCGCTGGCGACCGACTCCCGCCCCGCGTGAAGGCTTGCCCCTTGGAAATCGGACCGGAGCCGGGAAAGGAGGTGTCCCATGTCCATGCTCATCATCCTGGTCGCGGCGGCGGTCGTCACCGCGGTCGCGGGCACCGTCGTGCAGCTCACGCGCGACGGCTACCGCCGTACGCCCACCCGCGCGATCTGAGGCATCCGTCGCCCGGAATAGGGCGATCGCCCGATGAGGCGGGGGTACCTCAGAGACGAGAGTCGAAGCATCCAGAAGGAGGATCACCATGCACCACGCAGCCGACTTCACCGTCCTGCACCAGTACGACAGCGACCGCCTGGCCGGCGAGCTCGAGCTCGACGCCCGCCGTCTGGCCGACGAGGATGCCGCGATCGACGGCGGTCCGTCGTCGCGGTCGCGCCGGCTCGCCTGGCCGGGCCGCTCGCGGCGTGCGGTCGTGCGCACCGCGCGGCTCGCATGACGCGGCGGAGCACGGCGACCGCCGCCGGCCCCATCCGCCCACGCCGCTTCGGACGGGACGGTTCGTCTCACGCAGGATCATCGGATGCCTCGGTCCCGCGCGAAACGAACCGTCCCGTTTCGGCCTGATTTCGTGGACGTGCTGCCGGAGCCGGTCGTGCCGGGCATCGATGTCGGTCGTGCGTGGCACGATGGCATGGTGACGACGTCGATGTCGAGCCCCGAGATGGTGGGCCGGCAGGCCGATCTGTCCTGGCTCGAGGGCCTGCTCGAAGAGGCGCGCGAGGGCGCGCCTCGCACGGTCGTGCTCGGAGGCGAGGCCGGCATCGGCAAGACCCGCCTGCTGCGCGAGTTCGCGACCGGGTTGGCGACCGACGTCCGCGTGCTCTTCGGGCAGTGCGTCGACCTCGGCGAGGTGGCGGCGCCCTACGCCCCCGTCAAGGCCGCCCTCCGCGGTCTCGTCGCCGAACTCGGCCCCGAGGCGGTGCTCGAGGCCGTCGGGCCTGGGCGGGCGTCGATCCTGGCCCTGCTCCCCGAATTGCATGCCGTCGCGCCCGAGGCGCCTGCGCTGCCCGCCGGAGCCGCGGGAACGGGCCAGCTGCACGAGGCGATCGCGGTGCTGCTCGAGACGCTGTCGCGCGACCAGGTCATCGTGCTCGTCATCGAGGACCTGCACTGGATCGACATGGCGTCGCTGTCGCTCCTGCGATTCCTGATGCGCGCGCTCACCTCGAGCCGGGTGCTGATCGTGCTGACGTACCGCACCGAGGACATCGGGCGCGGCCATCCGGTGCGTGGATTCCTCTCCGAGATCGAGCGCGACCGCTGGGTCGAGCGTCGCGAGCTCTCCCGGCTGACGAAGGCGCAGGTGCGCAAGCTCGCGCGCCGGCTCATCGCCGAGTCGCCGACCGACCATGCGCTCGACACCATCTACCGCCGCAGCGAGGGCGTCCCCTTCTTCATCGAGGAGCTCGTCGGCATCGACGGATGCCGCGACGGCAGCATGCCCGACACCCTTCGCGACCTCCTCCTCGCGCGGTACGAGCGACTGTCGGAGCCGACCCAGCAGGTGCTGCGCCTCATCTCGACCGGGGGCGTGCGCATCTCGCACGACCTCCTCGATCGCGTGCACCACGGAGACGCCGACGAGTTGGAGCGCGCGGCGCGCGAGGCGGTGCTCGCGGGCGTGCTCACCATCGACGGCGACGACTACGTCTTCCGGCACGCGCTCGTGCGAGAGGCGATCCTCGACGACCTGCTCCCGGGTGAACGCGGCCGGTTCCATGCAAGGTACGCCGAGGCCTACGAGACGCTCACCGCGACCGGCACGCGCCGTCTCGCCGCCGAGATCTCCTTCCACTGGCTGGGCGCGCGCGACGCCGAGCGCGCGTTCCCCGCGACCGTGCAGGCGATGGCCGAGGCGCGCGCCGCCACCGCGTACGCGACCGCGGCGCAGCTCGGCGAGCGGGCGATCGAGCTGTGGGACGTGGTCGCCGACCCCGAGCGGGTCGCGGGCATGGACAAGATCGAGCTCATGGGCCGTACCGCCTCGCACCTGCGCAACGCGGGCGAGAGCGAGCGCTCGCTCGCGGTGATCAAGGCGGCCCTCGACGAATGCCCCGACGAGGGCCTCCAGGCCGCGAGGCTGCTGCGCGACCAGGCGCTGACCCTGTCGAGCGTCGGCCGATCGGGCAAGGCGGTCGCGCTGCTCCGCGAGGCGCTCGAGCGGCTCGGCGACGCCGACGACCCGATCTCGCGCGACCTGCGGGCGACCGTGCTGTCGGCGCTCGCGGGCCGATTGATGGTCGCCGGCTTCATCGATGAGGCGGCCGCGCCGGCGCGCGAGGCGCTGGAACTCGCAGTCGAACTCGGCGCCGCCCGGACTGCGTCGGTCGCGAAGAACATCCAGGCCGTCAGCCTCACGGTGACGGGAGACATCGAGGAGTCGATCGAGGCTTTCGAGGAGGCGAAACGCCTTGCCGAGGGCGACCCACCCGCGATGCTGCGCTACTGGGTCAACACCAGCGACAAGGAATACCTGCTCGGCCGCCACCGGTCGGCGGTGGATTTCGCTGAGCAGGGCCTCGCCCGCGCTCGCGCGCAGGGATTGGAGCGCAGCACGGGCGTGCTGCTGGCCGGGAATGCCGTCGACCCCCTGATCGCACTGGGCGAATGGGAGCGCGCCGACGCACTGATCGAGCGAGGACTCGCCCTCGACCCGCCGCCGCCGTTCCGCGTCTACCTGACCCTGGCGAGGGCCCGGGCGAAGCTCTGGCGGGGCGACCCGATGGGCGCGCTGGCCATGCTCACGCCGGTCCGTGAGCCGCTCGCGCACATGGTCGTGGACGACAACCAGACGAGGCTCGGGGCGAGCCGGCTCACGGCCGAACTGCTGCTCGAGACCGGCGACCTGGCCGGCGCGTGGCGCGCGTGCGGCGAGCTCTTCGCCGGGGGACCGCTCGCACCCGGTTACGACTGGCCGTTGGCGTGGACCGCGGCGCGCGTGCTCGCGATGATCGTGCGCAGCGACGAGTCCAGCCGGGAGGCGGCCGGGATGGACGGAGACGCGCTCGCCGAGGCTGTGGAGCGCCTGCGCGAGGTCGTCGATGGCTTCGTCGTGTGGCCGAACACACCGGTCTGGCGGGCGAAGATCGACGCCGAGCTCAGCGAGTTCGATGGACCGGAAGTCCGGGTCGAGGCGTGGCGCGAGGCCGTCCGCGCGGTCGACGCCCCCGAAGCGCACGTCTTCTCGCTGCCGTACGCGACCTACCGGCTCGGCGAAGCCGAACTGGCGGCGGGCGATCGGCAGGCCGCACGCGCGAGTCTGCAGGCCGCGCGCGACCTCGCGGAGGCGACGGGCGTGACGCTGGTCGCGCAACACGTGGATCGCGTGGCCAAGGCCGCGGGGCTCGCCGTGACCGGTGCCGCGACCGGCTCCGAGGCGGAGTCTGCGGATGCGCCTGCGCGCTCGGTCGACGCCGCGGCGGAGGCATCCGCCGATCCCGGCATCGCCGAGCTGACCGCCCGCGAACGTCAGGTGCTGGACCTGATCGCCGAGGGGCTCAGCAACCGGCAGATCGGCGAGCGGCTGTTCATCAGCGGCAAGACCGCGAGCGTGCACGTCTCGGCGATCCTGCGAAAGCTCGGTGCATCCACCCGCACCGAGGCCGCCGTGCGCGTGGGCGCGTTACGGTGACGGTATGACCCGCATCGACGACATCCCCTTCACCACCATGGACGGCGGCACCACCTCGCTCGGCGAGTTTGCGGGCAAGGCGGTGCTGGTCGTCAACGTCGCGTCGCGCTGCGGCCTGGCGCCCCAGTACGCCAAGCTCGAGGAGCTGCAGAAGCAGTACGCCGACCGCGGTTTCACCGTGATCGGATTCCCGTCGAACCAGTTCCTCCAGGAGCTCTCGTCGAACGAGGCGATCTCCGAGTACTGCTCGACGACGTGGGGCATCACGTTCCCGATCGTCGACCGGGTGCGCGTCAACGGCAAGAAGGAGCACCCGCTCTACACCGAGCTCAAGAAGACACCGGACGCCGAGGGCAAGGCGGGCAAGGTGAGCTGGAACTTCGAGAAGTTCCTCGTCGCGCCCGACCGCACGGTCACGCGGTTCCGCCCCCGCACCGAGCCCGACGACCCCGCCGTGGTCTCGGCGATCGAGGCGGCGCTCGCGGAGGCCGCCGCGTAGGTCGGACACCGCTCGCGTGCCCGACTCGAGGCGGATGCCTCGAGTCGGGCTCAGAGCGCGGGCTCAGCGGCAGATACCGCGCCTCAGCGACTGGCGCCGCGGAACTCGGGCGTCGTCCACACCTCGGCGAGGCGCACCACCGTCGCGGCGGCCGCCGACATCTCCTGCACCGACGCCCACTCGCGGACCGAGTGGAACTCGTGCCCGCCGGTGAACAGGTTCGGGGTCGGCAGGCCCATGGCGCTCAGCTGCGATCCGTCGGTGCCGCCGCGGATCGCGGTGCGCAGCGGTACCAGGCCCTCGGCCTCGATCGCGAGTTCGCCGGCGCGCGTGACCTCGGGGAATTCGTCGACGAACGTGCGCATGTTCGGGTATTGCGGCACGATCTCGACGGTGGCGTGCGCGCGCGGCTCCCGTGAGACGACCTCGTCGACCGTGCGGCGCAGCAGGTCGCCGTGCGCGGCGAGCAGCTCGTCGTCGAAGTCGCGGATGATCGCATGGATCGTCGCCCGTGCAGCCTTCGCCTGCACGTCGTAGACGTGGATGAAGCCTTCTCGCTCCGAGGTGCGTTCGGGCGTGAGCTCGGTAGGGAGCGCCGCGACCACCTCGGCCGCGAGGCGGGCCGCGTTGACGAGCTTGCCGGTCGCGAAGCCGGGGTGCACGTCGTGGCCGACGATCGTGACGGTCGCGCCCGCGGCCGAGAACGTCTCGTCCTGCAGCTCGCCGACCTCGGAACCGTCGACGGTGTACGCGCAGAGTGCGCCGAAGCCCTCGACGTCGAAGTGGTGGGCGCCGCGGCCGATCTCCTCGTCGGGCGTGAATGCGAGACGCAGCGTCGGTCGGGGCAGCTCGGGGTGCGCGACCAGGTGCGCGACCGCGGTCAGGATCGCGGCGACGCCCGACTTGTCGTCGGCGCCGAGCAGGGTGTCGCCCGAACTCGTGACGAGGTCGTGGCCGATGTGCTCCGCGAGGTCGGGCATCCGCTCGGGGTCGAGCACCGTGCCGCCGCGCGGCAGTTCGATGACGCCGCCGTCGTAGGCGCGGTGCACGATCGGCTCGACGCCGTCGCCGGGCGCATCGGGGCTGGTGTCCATGTGCGCGATGAGCCCGATCACGGGCACCGGGCCGTCGGCTTCGTCGATGGTGGCGGGCAGCGTGGCGTAGACGTAGCACTGCTCGTCGACGCGGGCGTCGGCCAGGCCGAGGGCGAGCAGGTCGTCGACGAGCACCCGCGCGAGGTCGAACTGGCGGGCCGAGCTCGGCACGGTCTCGCTGTCGCGATCCGACTGTGTTCCGACGCGCACGTAGCGGCCGAACCGTTCGAGCAACGCGGGCGCGAGCGCCTCGGCGAGCGGGGAGGTGAAGGGTGCGGGTGTTGCTGCGGCCATCCTCCAAGCGTGCCACAGGCGACGCTGCGCGACCTGGGCGCGGCCGCCGAGCGGGTACGGTTGAAAGGACCTGGAGGAGCCCATGAGACCCGGACCCCGCCGAAGCCTCACCCAGCGCGACATCGTCGCCGCGGCGTTCGAGATCCTCGAGCAGAAGGGCTTCGC from Agromyces sp. LHK192 includes these protein-coding regions:
- a CDS encoding S9 family peptidase, with the translated sequence MLTPPTPKQVPTTREHHGDVVTDEYEWLRDKDDPEVLAHLHAENAYTNARTEHLSLLTEQVFEEIKARTKETDLSVPTREGDWWYFTRTQEGQQYGIHCRVPVAGPDDWEPPAPDASAEPLPGEQVLLDENVEAEGHEFFSLGSFDVSGDGSLLLVGVDVEGDERYTLRIRAIDGSGREFADEIDDTSSGAIFDPSGRYVFYTTVDDSWRPDTVWRHEVGTEASGDVQVFTEPDERFWLGVGLTRSRRFLLLEAGSNITSETRLLDADDPTGEFAVVWPRKDGVEYDVEHVVAGGKDRLLIVHNDGAVNFELVSVAASDPQGPRRMLLPHSEHMRIEGVDAFRDFVALEYRRDGLPRVAVAKVPPQGLPADATPDDTLHELAFDEALFAVGVGSNPDWAQPILRIGFTSFVTPTTVTDIVIATGERLVRKQQPVLGDYHPERYEQRREWATADDGTRIPISLVYRADLVEAGTPAPTLLYGYGSYEHSIDPGFSIARLSLLDRGMVFAVAHVRGGGEMGRLWYEHGKKLHKRNTFTDFVAAAKHLVDTDVSEPERLVAQGGSAGGLLVGAVANLAPKLFSGFLAEVPFVDPLTSILDPSLPLTVIEWDEWGNPLDDAGVYAYMKSYAPYENVHDGEHGSHYPPILAVTSLNDTRVLYVEPAKWVARLRDRGADALLRIEMAAGHGGVSGRYSAWRERAFAYAWVIDAAKAHPSGE
- a CDS encoding oleate hydratase encodes the protein MYYSTGNYEAFARPRKPEGVDAKSAWFVGAGLASMSSAAFMIRDGRMSGDRITILERLPLPGGALDGIKRPAKGFVIRGGREMEDHMECLWDLFRSIPSLEVEDASVLDEFYWLNKDDPNFSLCRVTEHQGQDARTDNLFGLNDAAQKDIVKVFLATREEMEDKRIDEVFSTDFLDSNFWLYWRTMFAFEEWHSALEMKLYLHRFIHHIGGLPDLSALKFTKYNQYESLVLPLYRWLLDQGVEFRFDTQVTDIDFAFDGDEARATRISWTEGGRPDGVDLGVDDLVLATIGGLTENSDEGDQHTPAKLDTSPAAGWALWQNLAAKHPTFGRPDVFCGDIEKSKWESATVTTLDARIPEYIERIAKRDPFSGRVVTGGIVTARDSAWLMSWTVNRQPHFKQQPKDQIVVWVYGLFVDVPGDYTGKTLQESTGEEITREWLYHLGVPADQIDDLAANAATCVPVMMPYVTSFFMPRKAGDRPDVVPEGAVNFAFIGQFAETTRDCIFTTEYSVRTGMEAAYRLLGIDRGVPEVFGSTYDVRALLKATSRLRDGAAVDLPGPKFLRERLYRRLDGTEVGELLTDFKLIPEHGGTTARPRTDDAIE
- a CDS encoding LysM domain-containing protein; protein product: MELGRRGAAAAGITVVLAFALTGCFPAEAPPAETVMVTVTATPTPTPTPTPTPVAEPAPAPELAPAPDPVPNDPAPVYEPGPAYDNGPIPGAMGTVQVDGSGTPALYIVVQGDSFFDIAQRFDLPQQQLLRMNPQIHDFGEAVYIGDPINLDWTRVGVG
- a CDS encoding PLP-dependent aminotransferase family protein: MDGPLLVVDRDDSTPIGVQLVDGLRRGILSGALRAGDVMPSTRVLATELGVARSSVVQAYDQLAGEGYLSTRQGAPTRVAELERHPADAHAPGSAPSDPRSRNTGPLDTEPLDADERPYSVDPVVIDLSPGVPSLARLDERVWRAAWRAAGSAPVSADSPPRFGLPELQRAIADHLRYARGVACSPDDIVVTAGTGEATALVAMALTESLGRPPHVAVEHPGYPTARRTLARRGAVLRAIPVLRDGIDVDALADLADDDPAAADTGGGSDTAGGLDAVVVTPSHQYPLGGRLPVADRLALLDLADRNGWLVIEDDYDSEFRHTGAPLPALASLDRGGRVALIGSFSKVLTPSLRLGYLVLPNEHATGASGRRFRDAVAAIRRDELPPVPGPVQHAMAHLLETGALRRHIAATRREYAHRRRLVIQRLDGCPGAELTALEGGLHAVVTLPSAEASARVVDRLRAEGVVVAPLSMYAVEGALAGPAGFVIGYAGVSDTALDGALRRIRAAVLDG
- a CDS encoding pyridoxamine 5'-phosphate oxidase family protein, which gives rise to MTHAVPVAPSVAPPARRIRRLADRQVVDRTELDRLLDGQLIGHLAAVHHGEPVVVPMAYARVGDDLLLHGSTGGGFALRAADERQTVAFAVTALDGVVVARSLFDHSMNYRSAIVYGVLEPVADEPAALDALSDRLLPGRVAELRASTRKEVAATRVLRLPIVDVVMKARAGGPSEAADDGEDHAQWAGVVPHAPSWGEPIASGLTPPGTPLPDSVAALATDSRPA